The following proteins come from a genomic window of Tepidiforma thermophila:
- a CDS encoding SDR family NAD(P)-dependent oxidoreductase produces the protein MQVLEGKVAAVTGGSRGIGRGLVEAFLREGAMVAFNGRDAKKGEQALAELCAGDRAVFVQGDARNSADVKRLVDTAVERWGRLDIMVNNAGGITRPAPIAHLDDDAWENDIRWNLGGVFYGTKWALQQMIPRGWGRIINISSVEGKQGAAGMAGYVAAKHGVNGLTKTTALEVGRLGITCNAICPGLIITDAVRDSGDATAKAMGLSGLDEMVEKIFKAKTATGEINTVEQVAAVALLLASEAGAGITGACISVDCGTAQY, from the coding sequence ATGCAGGTGCTCGAAGGGAAGGTGGCCGCGGTCACCGGCGGCAGCCGCGGGATCGGCAGGGGGCTGGTGGAAGCCTTCCTGCGGGAAGGCGCGATGGTGGCCTTCAACGGGCGAGACGCGAAGAAGGGGGAGCAGGCGCTCGCCGAGCTGTGCGCGGGCGACCGGGCAGTCTTCGTGCAGGGCGACGCCCGGAACAGCGCGGATGTGAAGCGGCTGGTCGACACGGCCGTCGAGCGGTGGGGCAGGCTCGACATCATGGTGAACAACGCGGGCGGGATTACCCGGCCGGCGCCCATCGCGCACCTCGATGACGATGCGTGGGAGAACGATATCCGCTGGAACCTGGGCGGGGTGTTCTACGGGACGAAATGGGCGCTCCAGCAGATGATCCCGCGCGGCTGGGGCCGGATCATCAACATCTCGTCGGTGGAGGGGAAGCAGGGGGCGGCCGGGATGGCCGGGTACGTGGCGGCGAAGCACGGGGTGAACGGGTTGACGAAGACGACAGCGCTCGAGGTGGGGCGGCTGGGGATCACGTGCAACGCGATCTGCCCGGGGCTGATCATCACCGACGCGGTGCGGGATTCCGGCGATGCGACCGCGAAGGCGATGGGGCTCTCGGGGCTCGACGAGATGGTGGAAAAGATCTTCAAAGCGAAGACGGCGACCGGGGAGATCAATACGGTCGAGCAGGTGGCCGCCGTTGCGCTCCTGCTGGCGAGCGAGGCGGGGGCCGGGATCACGGGCGCGTGCATCTCGGTCGATTGCGGCACGGCACAGTACTGA
- a CDS encoding SDR family NAD(P)-dependent oxidoreductase: MDLGLKGKRALITGASRGIGRAIAETLAAEGVHLGICARTPDGLNAAAEELRRHGVTVVAEPVDVGKRDEYIAWIARAGEQLGGIDIFVSNTSGGAAPGEQGFVQNFEVDMLGAVRGFEAARPFLEKSDAPAVVFISTTAAVETFGQPNGYGAMKAALINYANALSQAYAPKGIRVNVVSPGPIYFEGGPWAMIRQAMPQFYEATLKQQPMGRMGTPEEVARAVAFLASPAASWITGVNLVVDGGFTKRVDF; this comes from the coding sequence ATGGATCTTGGTCTGAAGGGAAAGCGTGCGCTGATTACGGGTGCAAGCCGCGGCATCGGGCGGGCGATCGCCGAGACGCTGGCGGCGGAGGGCGTGCACCTGGGCATCTGCGCGCGGACGCCGGATGGGCTGAACGCGGCCGCGGAGGAGTTGCGCCGCCATGGTGTGACGGTCGTCGCGGAGCCGGTCGACGTGGGGAAGCGGGATGAGTACATCGCCTGGATTGCGCGGGCCGGGGAGCAGCTGGGCGGGATCGACATCTTCGTCAGCAACACGAGCGGGGGCGCGGCGCCGGGCGAGCAGGGGTTCGTGCAGAACTTCGAGGTGGACATGCTGGGGGCGGTCCGCGGGTTCGAGGCGGCCCGGCCGTTCCTCGAGAAGTCGGATGCCCCGGCGGTGGTGTTCATCAGCACGACGGCGGCCGTGGAGACGTTCGGGCAGCCGAACGGCTACGGGGCGATGAAGGCGGCGCTGATCAACTACGCGAATGCGCTCTCGCAGGCGTACGCGCCGAAGGGGATCCGGGTGAACGTGGTCTCGCCGGGGCCGATTTACTTCGAGGGCGGGCCGTGGGCGATGATCAGGCAGGCGATGCCGCAGTTCTATGAGGCGACGCTGAAGCAGCAGCCGATGGGGCGGATGGGCACGCCGGAGGAGGTGGCGCGGGCGGTGGCATTCCTGGCGAGCCCGGCAGCCTCGTGGATTACCGGGGTGAACCTGGTGGTCGATGGCGGGTTCACGAAGCGGGTGGACTTCTAG
- a CDS encoding PEP-utilizing enzyme, which yields MTEKLCSWDADPNPRYRLVTTGNVEEVLPGVIKPLTADLINQWDYRFTTRMAEELGVLDLVPTAPPPAMNVLGVVGGRWTLGVAWSMAITSTYQVGGGTDMLQQFVEGEELTAGQAQDIERAKAARRRIMARWRNAEREIARGAEISTKAYRQAWAREYPRLRADELLRAIDENIEVVAGLFVSHVIVSVGGAEYTGILSGLLDQHVPKHPATWVTTLTSALRDVESAKPGKATWDLARAGRHSAAIAAAFAELPTEALLARLAAPVSPAWEAFATRYRELIREYGYRGQRETDPSTPTWDEAPGFLLGALRADMAAPASADPHRKEARTAAARERLEARVESLLPNRVRRQFRETLVMAQRLNRGREGTKANWARACRAFRPPLLEIGRRLVQRGALEQTEDVFFLRLAEVRQFETLDPAAAKAAVRERQEEYRRLEGYRLPEGVFELPTQLVPVGEAAGPGAAALHGQGVSPGKATGPARVIASVDAALETEVQPGEVLVLPVFDAPMAPLFVPAAALVVETGGMLSHAAIVAREYGIPAVVGAKDATRVIREGQLVTVDGDTGTVTLA from the coding sequence ATGACGGAGAAGCTGTGCTCGTGGGATGCGGACCCGAACCCGCGCTACCGGCTGGTGACGACCGGGAACGTGGAGGAGGTGCTGCCGGGGGTCATCAAACCGCTGACGGCGGACCTGATCAACCAGTGGGACTACCGGTTCACGACGCGGATGGCGGAGGAGCTGGGCGTGCTCGACCTGGTGCCGACGGCGCCGCCGCCGGCGATGAACGTGCTCGGGGTGGTCGGCGGCCGCTGGACGCTCGGTGTGGCGTGGTCGATGGCGATTACGTCAACCTACCAGGTGGGCGGCGGGACGGACATGCTCCAGCAGTTCGTCGAGGGGGAGGAGCTGACGGCGGGACAGGCGCAGGACATTGAGCGGGCGAAGGCTGCCCGCCGGCGGATCATGGCGCGCTGGCGGAACGCCGAGCGGGAGATTGCGCGCGGGGCGGAGATTTCGACGAAGGCGTACCGGCAGGCGTGGGCGCGGGAATACCCGCGGCTCCGGGCGGATGAGCTGCTGCGGGCGATCGACGAGAACATCGAGGTTGTCGCCGGGCTGTTCGTTTCGCACGTGATCGTGTCGGTCGGGGGTGCGGAGTACACCGGCATCCTGTCGGGGCTGCTGGACCAGCACGTGCCGAAGCACCCGGCGACCTGGGTCACGACGCTGACGAGCGCGCTGCGGGATGTGGAGAGCGCGAAGCCCGGGAAGGCAACGTGGGACCTCGCGCGGGCAGGGCGGCACAGCGCGGCGATCGCGGCGGCGTTCGCGGAGCTGCCGACGGAGGCGCTGCTGGCGCGGCTGGCGGCGCCCGTTTCGCCGGCGTGGGAGGCGTTCGCGACGCGCTACCGGGAGCTGATCCGGGAGTACGGCTACCGCGGACAGCGGGAGACCGACCCCTCCACGCCGACGTGGGACGAGGCGCCGGGCTTCCTGCTCGGGGCGCTGCGGGCCGATATGGCGGCGCCGGCTTCGGCGGACCCGCACCGGAAGGAAGCGCGGACGGCGGCAGCGCGGGAGCGGCTGGAGGCGCGGGTGGAGAGCCTGCTGCCGAACCGGGTGCGCCGCCAGTTCCGGGAGACGCTGGTGATGGCGCAGCGGCTGAACCGCGGGCGCGAAGGGACGAAAGCGAACTGGGCGCGGGCCTGCCGGGCGTTCCGGCCGCCGCTCCTGGAGATCGGGCGGCGGCTGGTGCAGCGGGGCGCGCTGGAGCAGACGGAGGACGTGTTCTTCCTGCGGCTGGCGGAGGTGCGCCAGTTCGAAACGCTCGACCCGGCCGCAGCAAAAGCAGCGGTGAGGGAGCGGCAGGAGGAGTACCGCCGGCTGGAGGGCTACCGGCTGCCGGAGGGAGTGTTCGAGCTGCCGACGCAGCTGGTGCCCGTCGGCGAGGCGGCCGGGCCGGGCGCGGCGGCGCTGCACGGGCAGGGCGTCAGCCCCGGGAAGGCGACGGGCCCAGCCCGCGTGATCGCGAGCGTGGATGCGGCGCTGGAAACGGAGGTGCAGCCCGGCGAGGTGCTGGTGCTGCCGGTGTTCGATGCGCCGATGGCGCCGCTGTTCGTACCGGCCGCTGCGCTGGTAGTGGAGACCGGGGGGATGCTGAGCCACGCGGCGATTGTGGCGCGGGAGTACGGCATCCCGGCGGTCGTCGGGGCGAAGGACGCCACGCGGGTCATCCGCGAGGGCCAGCTGGTGACCGTCGACGGCGATACGGGGACGGTCACCCTGGCGTGA
- a CDS encoding cytochrome P450, whose protein sequence is MPSLAEINPLAPETAECPFPFYEAMRRECPVYQVPGAGFFIVSRFEDVLHVLRHPEIFSSKSGPGLRPVPDEEILAIMRQGWMPVNTLLTQDPPAHSRYRALVNKAFSARRVASLEPSITAIANDLIDRFINDGEVELVRQFAVPLPLTVIADALGVDRADMDRFKRWSDDSVAPLGGFLTREREIECAKSIVEFQHYFAERLEERRTSPRDDILTDLLNAHIGLEGEESRPLDMAEMLSILQQILVAGNETTTNLIASGMMLLIHHPEVMQRLRAQPELIPNFVEEALRLESPVQGLFRQAVVDTEIGGTPIPAGTRILLSYASANRDEAEFPHADQIDLEREAPEGHLAFGRGIHYCLGAALARLEARIAFTLLLSRLKNIRAAEGKNDYTHVPSVILRGLKALYLEFEPS, encoded by the coding sequence ATGCCGAGCCTCGCCGAAATCAACCCCCTCGCACCCGAAACCGCCGAGTGCCCCTTCCCCTTCTACGAGGCCATGCGCCGCGAATGCCCCGTCTACCAGGTCCCCGGCGCCGGCTTCTTCATCGTCTCCCGCTTCGAAGACGTCCTCCACGTCCTCCGCCACCCCGAAATCTTCTCCTCCAAGTCCGGCCCCGGCCTCCGGCCGGTCCCCGATGAGGAGATCCTCGCCATCATGCGCCAGGGCTGGATGCCCGTGAACACCCTCCTCACCCAGGACCCCCCGGCCCATTCCCGCTACCGCGCGCTCGTCAACAAGGCCTTCTCCGCACGGCGAGTCGCCAGCCTCGAACCCTCCATCACCGCCATCGCCAACGACCTCATCGACCGCTTCATCAACGACGGCGAGGTTGAGCTCGTCCGCCAGTTCGCCGTACCGCTTCCCCTCACCGTCATCGCCGATGCCCTCGGCGTCGACCGCGCCGATATGGACCGCTTCAAGCGCTGGTCCGATGACTCCGTCGCACCCCTCGGCGGCTTCCTCACCCGCGAGCGCGAGATCGAGTGCGCGAAGTCCATCGTCGAATTCCAGCACTACTTCGCCGAGCGCCTCGAAGAGCGCCGCACCAGCCCCCGCGACGATATCCTCACCGACCTCCTCAACGCCCATATCGGCCTCGAAGGCGAAGAATCGCGCCCGCTCGATATGGCCGAGATGCTCAGCATCCTCCAGCAAATCCTCGTCGCCGGGAACGAAACCACCACAAACCTCATCGCCTCCGGCATGATGCTCCTCATCCATCACCCGGAGGTCATGCAGCGGCTCCGCGCGCAGCCCGAACTCATCCCCAACTTCGTCGAAGAAGCCCTCCGGCTCGAATCGCCGGTCCAGGGCCTCTTCCGCCAGGCCGTCGTCGACACCGAAATCGGCGGCACGCCCATCCCTGCCGGGACCCGCATCCTCCTCTCCTACGCCTCGGCCAACCGCGATGAAGCCGAGTTCCCCCACGCCGACCAGATCGACCTCGAGCGCGAGGCCCCCGAAGGCCACCTCGCCTTCGGCCGCGGCATCCACTACTGCCTCGGCGCCGCCCTCGCCCGCCTCGAAGCGCGGATCGCCTTCACGCTCCTCCTCAGCCGGCTCAAGAACATCCGCGCCGCCGAGGGCAAGAACGACTACACGCACGTCCCCAGCGTGATCCTCCGCGGCCTCAAGGCCCTCTACCTCGAGTTCGAACCCTCCTGA
- a CDS encoding acyl-CoA dehydrogenase encodes MQLRDTPEQAAWREEVRAFIRDNLPAEIRGVTGFFYDPRTNPAFGQWRDALVRRGWIAPAWPKEYGGAGMTVVEQFILNQEFAEAGAPQPGGLGVMMLGPTLITHGTEEQKREHLPRILSGEVIWCQGYSEPGAGSDLASLQTRAVRDGDDFIINGQKIWTSFAHFADWCFLLARTDPDAPKHRGITYFLVDMKSPGITVRPLVNMAGGHDFNEVFFEDVRVPARNVVGEVNRGWYVGATTLDFERSSIGTAVGQRKSIERYTAWLREHRAELPPSTAAAARLAWADRAVEVQVLTLLAYRIISMQAAGKIPNAEASIAKLFTSETGQRIAHTALRMLGTAGVLMDRSAPFKGEAARAYLNAVSLTIAGGTSEIQRNIIAQRGLGLPRD; translated from the coding sequence ATGCAGCTCCGCGATACCCCCGAACAGGCCGCCTGGCGCGAGGAAGTCCGCGCCTTCATCCGCGACAACCTCCCTGCCGAGATCCGCGGCGTCACCGGCTTCTTCTACGACCCGCGCACCAACCCTGCCTTCGGCCAGTGGCGCGACGCCCTCGTCCGCCGCGGCTGGATCGCCCCCGCCTGGCCGAAGGAGTACGGCGGCGCCGGCATGACCGTCGTCGAGCAATTCATCCTCAACCAGGAGTTCGCCGAAGCCGGCGCCCCGCAGCCAGGCGGCCTCGGCGTCATGATGCTCGGCCCGACCCTCATCACCCACGGCACCGAAGAGCAGAAGCGCGAACACCTCCCCCGCATCCTCAGCGGCGAAGTCATCTGGTGCCAGGGCTACTCTGAACCCGGCGCCGGCTCCGACCTCGCCTCCCTCCAGACCCGCGCTGTCCGCGACGGCGACGACTTCATCATCAACGGCCAGAAGATCTGGACCTCCTTCGCCCACTTCGCCGACTGGTGCTTCCTCCTCGCCCGCACCGACCCCGACGCCCCCAAGCACCGCGGCATCACCTACTTCCTCGTCGATATGAAGTCGCCCGGCATCACTGTCCGTCCCCTCGTCAACATGGCCGGCGGCCACGACTTCAACGAAGTGTTCTTCGAAGACGTCCGCGTCCCGGCCCGCAACGTCGTCGGCGAGGTCAACCGCGGCTGGTACGTCGGCGCCACCACCCTCGATTTCGAGCGCTCTTCCATCGGCACCGCCGTCGGCCAGCGGAAGAGCATCGAACGGTACACCGCCTGGCTCCGCGAACACCGTGCCGAACTGCCGCCCTCCACCGCCGCGGCCGCCCGCCTCGCCTGGGCCGACCGTGCCGTCGAGGTGCAGGTTCTCACCCTCCTCGCCTACCGCATCATCAGCATGCAGGCCGCCGGCAAGATCCCGAACGCCGAGGCGTCGATCGCCAAGCTCTTCACCTCGGAAACCGGCCAGCGCATCGCCCATACCGCCCTCCGCATGCTCGGCACCGCCGGCGTCCTCATGGACCGCTCCGCGCCGTTCAAAGGCGAAGCCGCCCGCGCCTACCTCAACGCCGTCTCGCTCACCATCGCCGGCGGCACCAGCGAAATCCAGCGCAACATCATCGCCCAGCGCGGTCTCGGTCTCCCGCGCGACTGA
- a CDS encoding ABC transporter substrate-binding protein has product MESTYWSRYWRARIRRRAFLAGTGVAALGAAGLSVGCGDDDDDEGGATATAPSGGATQPAGSPTPAPAGKRGGTMRIAKASPDTGLDPHIVVTNPIHPAKAYSHLWTYQVSTKTVCYDLAVEHEQVDPLTLRVKLRQGVTFQPDVANGRELTAEDVAYSYTRFPVALTKGSQVNQIQWGWIDKIETPDKYTVVIKQKNPFASNVIALGSSAFAVVAKEVVEANGGDLMKVMNAGSGPYRMVKREPTGTRYERNPNYFQHDPPSPTYVKEGPYIDAWEESIIPDPATIKAKFLAGELDVLTVVNIDRLVADELGREKGIKVVKGPANGHLVMQFDNFKWTDKRLRQAVWMAIDRDAFIKNLYLGEGLYGGPTASEFAKEGYGLSQEELKKLQAFNPGDAKKLWQEAGGSQTFPTIKMVTMQAIPIFATATEFVKKQLEQNLGVKVEVEVVDPATYVARAVAGFAEKAPKPWDLFIAWELSLQTIPDYNALAHYVPVGYGAIFGNLRPDSPKSDTAAFAGRMQQLWNAQAQELNPEARKQKVQEIVRVIHQEYGPAIPLPVPEFAYAAFRDRVKNYPEKDFMYANAGTGFFRVQDIWLDA; this is encoded by the coding sequence ATGGAATCGACCTACTGGAGCCGCTACTGGCGCGCCCGCATCCGGCGGCGTGCCTTCCTGGCAGGGACCGGGGTGGCGGCCCTCGGGGCGGCCGGCCTGAGCGTCGGCTGCGGCGACGACGATGACGACGAGGGCGGCGCAACTGCTACGGCGCCTTCCGGGGGGGCGACGCAGCCGGCGGGGAGCCCGACGCCGGCGCCGGCGGGCAAGCGCGGCGGGACGATGCGGATCGCCAAGGCCTCGCCGGACACGGGGCTCGACCCGCACATCGTGGTCACGAACCCGATCCACCCGGCGAAGGCGTATTCGCACCTGTGGACGTACCAGGTCTCGACGAAGACGGTGTGCTACGACCTGGCGGTCGAGCATGAGCAGGTGGACCCGCTGACGCTGCGGGTGAAGCTGCGCCAGGGGGTGACATTCCAGCCCGATGTGGCGAACGGGCGGGAGCTGACGGCGGAGGATGTGGCCTACTCGTACACCCGCTTCCCGGTGGCGCTGACGAAGGGCTCGCAGGTGAACCAGATCCAGTGGGGCTGGATCGACAAGATTGAGACGCCGGACAAGTACACCGTCGTCATCAAGCAGAAGAACCCATTCGCCTCGAACGTGATTGCGCTCGGTTCGAGCGCGTTTGCGGTGGTGGCGAAGGAGGTGGTGGAGGCGAACGGCGGCGACCTGATGAAGGTGATGAACGCGGGGAGCGGGCCGTACCGGATGGTGAAGCGGGAGCCGACCGGTACGCGGTACGAGCGGAACCCGAACTATTTCCAGCATGACCCGCCCTCGCCGACCTACGTGAAGGAAGGGCCGTACATCGACGCGTGGGAGGAGTCGATCATCCCGGACCCGGCGACGATCAAGGCGAAGTTCCTTGCCGGCGAGCTGGACGTGCTGACGGTCGTGAACATCGACCGGCTGGTGGCGGACGAGCTGGGGCGGGAGAAGGGGATCAAGGTGGTGAAGGGCCCGGCCAATGGCCACCTGGTTATGCAGTTCGACAACTTCAAGTGGACGGACAAGCGGCTGCGGCAGGCGGTCTGGATGGCGATCGACCGGGATGCCTTCATCAAGAACCTGTACCTGGGCGAGGGGCTGTACGGCGGGCCGACGGCCTCGGAGTTCGCGAAGGAGGGGTACGGGCTTTCGCAGGAGGAGCTGAAGAAGCTCCAGGCATTCAACCCGGGCGATGCCAAGAAGCTGTGGCAGGAGGCCGGCGGGTCGCAGACGTTCCCGACGATCAAGATGGTGACGATGCAGGCGATCCCGATCTTCGCGACGGCGACGGAGTTCGTGAAGAAGCAGCTGGAGCAGAACCTCGGCGTGAAGGTCGAGGTGGAGGTGGTGGACCCGGCGACCTACGTGGCGCGGGCGGTGGCCGGCTTCGCGGAGAAGGCGCCGAAGCCGTGGGACCTGTTCATCGCGTGGGAGCTTTCGCTCCAGACGATCCCGGACTACAACGCGCTGGCGCACTACGTGCCGGTGGGCTACGGGGCGATCTTCGGGAACCTGCGGCCGGATTCGCCGAAGTCGGATACGGCGGCGTTCGCCGGGCGGATGCAGCAGCTCTGGAACGCGCAGGCGCAGGAGCTGAACCCCGAGGCGCGGAAGCAGAAGGTGCAGGAGATCGTGCGGGTGATCCACCAGGAGTACGGGCCGGCCATTCCGCTGCCGGTGCCGGAGTTCGCCTACGCGGCCTTCCGCGACCGGGTGAAGAACTACCCGGAGAAGGACTTCATGTACGCGAACGCGGGCACCGGGTTCTTCCGCGTCCAGGACATCTGGCTGGACGCCTGA
- a CDS encoding ThuA domain-containing protein — MGRIDGYLVCGGNWHDFDYPRLRLLELLAEHEDVRVLVGRDFRDIDGIAGCRFLVTYTCDLRPSEAEVENLARFVERGGRWFALHGTNAVFEMEPDGVHSPRILRRYMETLGSQFIAHPPVGRYPVWPVAEHPLVEGLGRWETGEGEELYLCEYHGEVRPLLATRFGGEAPGFAESSWPEEREWPVLYLHPFGEGAVLYLTPGHRRRRYDMLVAPGGQAFGSAAGRFQFPEYPRFEPGSWEVPEYVELLRRGIRWAKGEYPLL, encoded by the coding sequence ATGGGCCGGATCGACGGCTATCTCGTCTGCGGGGGGAACTGGCACGATTTCGACTACCCGCGGCTGCGGCTGCTGGAGCTGCTGGCGGAGCACGAGGACGTGCGGGTGCTGGTGGGGCGCGATTTCCGGGATATCGACGGGATCGCGGGCTGCCGGTTCCTGGTGACGTACACGTGCGACCTGCGCCCGAGCGAGGCCGAGGTGGAGAACCTGGCCCGGTTCGTGGAGCGCGGGGGGCGGTGGTTCGCGCTCCACGGGACGAACGCGGTGTTCGAGATGGAGCCGGACGGGGTGCACAGCCCGCGGATTCTGCGCAGGTACATGGAGACGCTGGGGAGCCAGTTCATCGCGCACCCGCCGGTGGGGCGCTACCCGGTGTGGCCGGTGGCGGAGCACCCGCTGGTAGAGGGGCTGGGGCGCTGGGAGACCGGCGAGGGAGAAGAGCTGTACCTGTGCGAGTACCACGGGGAGGTCCGGCCGCTGCTGGCGACGCGGTTCGGGGGCGAGGCGCCGGGCTTCGCGGAATCGTCGTGGCCGGAGGAGCGGGAGTGGCCGGTGCTGTACCTGCACCCGTTCGGGGAGGGGGCGGTGCTCTACCTGACGCCGGGGCACCGGCGGCGCCGATACGACATGCTGGTCGCCCCGGGCGGGCAGGCGTTCGGGAGCGCGGCGGGGCGGTTCCAGTTCCCGGAGTACCCGCGGTTCGAGCCGGGGTCGTGGGAGGTGCCGGAGTACGTGGAGCTGCTGCGGCGGGGGATCCGCTGGGCGAAGGGCGAGTACCCGCTGCTGTGA
- a CDS encoding TetR/AcrR family transcriptional regulator, protein MARLDINAIRRRQIIDAAVAVMAEKGWAETSIDEATRRAEVSRGLVSYHFRDKADLLSGVLARCQEIFNESVAQAQFEGQNPVATMRAVTRISIELAKVNPVPYEVFVQFTASAKRDPRLGDEIRALWEGFRRTTAAAIRAGQRAGVFRADLDADAAAARHIGAVTGVALQWLLEPGAFDLEETERQTVDMLMRYLVAEGVDPVTGLATPVTASLDG, encoded by the coding sequence ATGGCACGATTGGACATCAACGCAATTCGACGGAGACAGATCATCGATGCAGCCGTGGCGGTGATGGCCGAGAAGGGCTGGGCGGAGACCTCGATCGACGAAGCGACCCGGCGGGCGGAGGTGAGCCGGGGGCTGGTCTCGTACCACTTCAGGGACAAGGCGGACCTGCTTTCGGGGGTGCTGGCGCGCTGCCAGGAGATTTTCAATGAGTCGGTGGCGCAGGCGCAGTTCGAGGGGCAGAACCCGGTCGCGACGATGCGGGCGGTGACGCGGATCTCGATTGAGCTGGCGAAGGTGAACCCGGTGCCGTACGAAGTGTTCGTCCAGTTCACGGCGAGCGCGAAACGCGACCCGCGGCTGGGCGACGAGATCCGGGCGCTGTGGGAGGGATTCCGGCGGACGACGGCGGCGGCGATCCGGGCGGGCCAGCGGGCCGGGGTGTTCCGTGCCGACCTGGACGCGGACGCAGCGGCGGCGCGGCACATCGGCGCCGTGACCGGGGTAGCGCTGCAGTGGCTGCTCGAGCCGGGGGCGTTCGACCTGGAGGAGACGGAGCGGCAGACGGTTGACATGCTGATGCGGTACCTGGTGGCGGAGGGGGTGGACCCGGTGACGGGCCTGGCAACGCCGGTGACGGCGAGCCTCGACGGCTGA
- a CDS encoding thiamine pyrophosphate-dependent dehydrogenase E1 component subunit alpha: MTPAPETLLDLHRRMLRIRLFEEEAGRLSEAGRIPGALHLYVGEEAVAAGVAAHLGPGDQVTSTHRGHGHLVAVGGDFRRMFAELFGRATGYCRGKGGSMHIADMDLGMLGANGIVGGGPPIAVGAAFSNKYRKTQNVTACFFGDGASNEGSFHEAANMAGLYRLPLIFVCENNGFGEFTRQDRHQAIRDIADRAAGYGFPGVVVDGMDVIAVYEAAGEAIARARRGEGPTLLECKTYRFYDHVGVRGMGVVYRSDDEVRAWRERDPITLLERRLAELGILDAAGAAAVRDQVQAEVREAVAFAESSPFPDPSALTEDVYAS, encoded by the coding sequence ATGACCCCCGCGCCCGAGACCCTCCTCGACCTCCACCGCCGCATGCTCCGCATCCGCCTCTTCGAAGAGGAAGCTGGCCGCCTCTCCGAGGCCGGCCGCATCCCCGGCGCACTCCACCTCTACGTCGGCGAAGAGGCCGTCGCCGCCGGCGTCGCCGCCCACCTCGGCCCCGGCGACCAGGTCACCAGCACCCACCGCGGCCACGGCCACCTCGTCGCCGTCGGCGGCGACTTCCGCCGCATGTTCGCCGAGCTCTTCGGTCGCGCCACCGGCTACTGCCGCGGCAAGGGCGGCTCCATGCACATCGCCGATATGGACCTCGGCATGCTCGGCGCCAACGGCATCGTCGGCGGCGGCCCGCCCATCGCCGTCGGCGCAGCCTTCTCCAACAAATACCGCAAGACCCAGAACGTCACCGCCTGCTTCTTCGGCGACGGCGCCTCCAACGAGGGCAGCTTCCACGAAGCCGCGAACATGGCCGGCCTCTACCGCCTCCCCCTCATCTTCGTTTGCGAAAACAACGGCTTCGGCGAGTTCACCCGCCAGGACCGCCACCAGGCCATCCGCGATATCGCCGACCGCGCCGCCGGCTACGGGTTCCCCGGCGTCGTCGTCGACGGCATGGACGTCATCGCCGTCTACGAGGCCGCCGGCGAAGCCATCGCACGCGCCCGCCGCGGCGAAGGCCCCACCCTCCTCGAGTGCAAAACCTATCGCTTCTACGACCACGTCGGCGTCCGCGGCATGGGCGTCGTCTACCGCTCCGACGACGAGGTCCGCGCCTGGCGCGAGCGCGACCCCATCACCCTCCTCGAACGCCGCCTCGCCGAGCTCGGCATCCTCGATGCCGCCGGCGCTGCCGCCGTCCGCGACCAGGTCCAGGCGGAAGTCCGCGAGGCTGTCGCCTTCGCCGAGTCGAGCCCCTTCCCCGACCCCTCCGCCCTCACCGAAGACGTCTACGCCAGCTAA